One window of the Lemur catta isolate mLemCat1 chromosome 6, mLemCat1.pri, whole genome shotgun sequence genome contains the following:
- the ETFBKMT gene encoding electron transfer flavoprotein beta subunit lysine methyltransferase — MALSLGWKARGNCCGLLLQAMRRPPLSPWARCSWGGAGSFLDPEMRAFLEENTEVTSSGSLTPEIQLRLLTPKCKFWWERADLWPHSDPYWAIYWPGGQALSRYLLDHPDVVREKSVLDLGSGCGATAIAAKMSGASRILANDIDPIAGMAITLNCELNRLNPLPILTKNILDLEQEKWDLVVLGDMFYDESLADSLHQWLKNCFWTYRTRVLIGDPGRPQFSGHSIQHQLHKVVEYSLPEPTRQENNGLMTSTVWDFQP, encoded by the exons ATGGCTTTGAGTCTAGGTTGGAAAGCTCGCGGGAACTGCTGTGGTCTCCTTCTGCAGGCTATGAGACGTCCTCCTTTGTCTCCCTGGGCCCGCTGCTCCTGGGGAGGAGCTGGAAGCTTTTTGGACCCTGAGATGAGAGCTTTCCTGGAGGAGAACACTGAAGTCACCAGCAGTGGCAGCCTCACCCCCGAAATCCAGTTGCGGCTTTTGACCCCCAAGTGCAAGTTCTGGTGGGAAAGAGCTGACCTGTGGCCCCACAGTGATCCTTACTGGGCAATCTACTGGCCAGGAGGCCAAGCCCTGTCTAG GTATCTTCTGGATCATCCTGATGTTGTCAGAGAGAAATCTGTGTTAGATCTGGGGAGTGGATGTGGAGCTACAGCTATTGCTGCTAAGATGAGTGGAGCATCAAGGATCTTGGCCAATGACATAGACCCTA TTGCAGGAATGGCTATTACACTAAATTGTGAATTGAACCGACtgaatcctttgcccattttaaccaaaaatattttggatttggAACAAGAAAAGTGGGACCTTGTTGTTCTTGGAGATATGTTTTATGATGAGAGTCTTGCAGATAGTCTTCATCAGTGGCTGAAGAATTGCTTCTGGACCTACAGAACTCGGGTACTGATTGGTGACCCTGGGAGGCCCCAGTTCAGTGGACACAGCATTCAGCATCAACTGCACAAAGTGGTAGAATATTCACTTCCAGAGCCTACCAGGCAGGAAAACAATGGACTGATGACAAGCACAGTGTGGGATTTTCAGCCTTGA